In a genomic window of Candidatus Thiothrix sulfatifontis:
- a CDS encoding cyclopropane-fatty-acyl-phospholipid synthase family protein — MPLETTLNPPSVPSFDHLPTLKRWLLATLARIQHGRLSIHLDGEYYVLGHSDELHASIHIHRPFRLALKCLTKADLGFGEAYIAGDWSSEHPVDLLTLLLRNWEQFGKVLDDRKLLREPANWFHRLRRNSVRNSRKNIAHHYDMGNDFYREWLDTSMTYSSALYTTPDLTLEQAQRAKYQRILDELQVQAGQTVLEIGCGWGGFAEMAAEQGCKVHGITLSSEQLAWAQQRLERFGAQTVLELRDYRHLEGTYDHIVSIEMFEAVGEQYWETYFQTLHRHLKPGGRAVLQIITIGDEWFDMYRSRADFIQRYIFPGGMLPSPAKLEKLVANSRLKQINHIGFGKDYARTLREWDARFVAALPTLRPLGYDQRFERLWRYYLAYCEAGFTENRLDVVQVTLEKPLS, encoded by the coding sequence ATGCCCTTAGAGACGACCCTGAACCCGCCGTCAGTACCCAGTTTTGATCATTTACCGACCCTGAAACGTTGGTTGCTGGCAACGCTTGCCCGCATCCAACACGGGCGGCTCAGTATTCATTTGGACGGTGAATACTATGTGTTGGGGCACTCGGATGAATTGCACGCCAGCATCCACATTCACCGCCCGTTCCGCCTTGCCCTGAAATGCCTCACCAAGGCCGATTTAGGGTTTGGTGAAGCGTACATCGCCGGTGATTGGTCGAGTGAACACCCGGTTGACCTGCTGACCTTGCTATTACGCAACTGGGAACAATTTGGCAAAGTATTGGATGACCGCAAGTTGTTGCGCGAACCGGCCAACTGGTTCCACCGCCTACGCCGCAACAGTGTCCGCAACAGCCGCAAGAACATTGCCCACCATTACGACATGGGCAACGATTTTTACCGCGAATGGCTAGACACCAGCATGACGTATTCGTCAGCGTTGTACACCACGCCCGACTTAACCTTAGAACAGGCGCAACGTGCCAAATACCAACGGATTTTGGATGAATTGCAGGTGCAAGCGGGTCAAACTGTGCTGGAAATCGGCTGCGGTTGGGGCGGTTTCGCGGAAATGGCAGCCGAACAGGGCTGCAAAGTGCATGGCATTACCCTTTCCAGCGAACAATTGGCCTGGGCGCAACAGCGTTTGGAACGCTTCGGCGCACAAACCGTGCTGGAATTGCGCGATTACCGCCACCTAGAAGGCACTTACGACCACATTGTCTCGATTGAAATGTTTGAAGCGGTGGGCGAACAATATTGGGAAACCTATTTCCAAACGCTGCACCGTCATCTCAAACCGGGTGGACGGGCAGTGCTGCAAATCATCACGATTGGCGATGAATGGTTTGACATGTACCGTTCGCGGGCAGATTTCATTCAACGTTATATTTTCCCCGGCGGCATGTTGCCAAGCCCTGCCAAGCTCGAAAAGTTGGTCGCGAATAGTCGCCTTAAGCAAATCAACCACATCGGCTTTGGTAAGGATTACGCCCGAACATTGCGGGAATGGGATGCGCGTTTTGTCGCCGCACTGCCAACACTGCGCCCGCTGGGTTATGACCAGCGCTTTGAACGTTTATGGCGTTATTACCTCGCGTATTGCGAAGCGGGTTTTACCGAGAACCGCCTTGATGTTGTTCAGGTAACGCTGGAGAAACCGCTGTCATGA
- a CDS encoding FAD-dependent oxidoreductase, translating to MYRKKIAIIGSGITGLASAWLLHQQYDVTLFEKDNYIGGHTHTIEVSEADRTVPVDTGFIVYNERNYPNLIGLFAQLGIATRETDMSFAFSLNQGELEYAGSNLDTLFAQRKNVFNPRHWRLISEIMRFNKVAHQLLADSATLPDLSLGEMLDAHRFSRDMREHYLLPMGAAIWSCPVDTMLTFPALSFLRFFANHGLIDLRNRPLWRTVCGGSSFYVRKLLAEMGDKITTQSGAIRVERNDTHARVFTDATQFDFDAVIFACHADQALALLAQPSPAEQRILSCFRYEKNRTYLHTDARLMPVNRKVWSSWNYLATSQPEHAHARQQMTATYWMNNLQGLDTTTDYFVTLNPYALPRDENIITEMTYEHPIFDQAAGAAQPQLTSLQGQQHSWFCGSYHRYGFHEDAIASAVKVCEDFGITPVWVKAQETTPQPVLPVSIAGAITP from the coding sequence ATGTACAGGAAGAAGATTGCCATTATTGGTTCAGGTATTACAGGATTAGCCTCCGCGTGGCTACTCCACCAGCAGTATGACGTTACCTTGTTTGAAAAGGATAATTACATTGGCGGACACACACACACCATTGAAGTATCTGAAGCAGATCGCACTGTGCCAGTCGACACCGGGTTTATTGTGTACAACGAGCGCAATTACCCCAATTTAATCGGTCTTTTTGCGCAACTTGGCATTGCCACGCGTGAAACCGATATGTCCTTTGCCTTCTCACTGAACCAAGGCGAATTAGAATACGCGGGTTCTAACCTCGATACCTTGTTTGCCCAGCGCAAAAATGTATTTAATCCGCGTCACTGGCGTTTAATCAGTGAAATCATGCGTTTTAATAAAGTGGCGCATCAATTATTGGCTGACTCTGCGACGCTGCCTGATTTGAGCTTGGGTGAAATGCTCGACGCACACCGTTTCTCACGCGACATGCGCGAACATTACCTGTTGCCAATGGGGGCTGCCATTTGGTCATGCCCGGTCGACACCATGCTCACGTTTCCCGCGCTCAGCTTCCTCCGCTTCTTTGCCAATCACGGTTTGATCGATCTGCGTAACCGTCCCCTGTGGCGAACTGTTTGCGGAGGAAGTTCTTTTTATGTGCGCAAACTTCTCGCTGAAATGGGTGACAAAATCACTACTCAGTCCGGCGCAATACGCGTAGAACGCAACGACACCCACGCCAGGGTGTTTACTGATGCCACGCAATTCGACTTCGATGCAGTGATTTTTGCCTGCCATGCGGATCAAGCGCTGGCTTTGTTAGCGCAACCTAGCCCGGCAGAACAGCGCATTCTCAGTTGTTTCCGTTACGAAAAAAACCGGACTTACTTGCACACCGACGCCCGACTTATGCCGGTAAACCGCAAAGTATGGTCATCATGGAATTACCTTGCCACCAGCCAACCAGAACACGCCCATGCGCGTCAACAAATGACCGCAACGTATTGGATGAACAATCTGCAAGGGCTGGACACCACCACTGATTATTTCGTGACACTCAACCCTTACGCGTTGCCACGTGACGAAAACATCATCACTGAAATGACTTACGAACACCCGATCTTCGACCAAGCCGCTGGCGCCGCACAACCTCAGCTTACCAGCCTGCAAGGTCAACAACATTCGTGGTTCTGCGGCAGTTATCACCGCTACGGTTTTCACGAAGATGCCATCGCCTCAGCAGTGAAGGTTTGCGAAGATTTTGGCATTACCCCGGTTTGGGTCAAAGCACAGGAGACGACTCCTCAGCCTGTGCTTCCAGTGTCGATAGCTGGAGCGATTACCCCATGA
- a CDS encoding SCP2 sterol-binding domain-containing protein: protein MLKQTILASCLLMLVTTTSQAAEFMDAAWAKQACDAWNADATLTTGLKENDGYSWIQNDNGRGYKLVQMYRTDCGESTKVQLNIGLQTDKAMCTYGGVPDGKKMETSYDYLMHATDADWTCMGEGKFGCGAMGAMGTGKLKFTGPKMEAMKVMGPFENFLKLTGKVAGTKTECKAK from the coding sequence ATGTTAAAACAAACAATTCTGGCATCCTGCCTACTGATGTTAGTGACAACAACCAGCCAAGCGGCCGAATTTATGGATGCAGCTTGGGCAAAACAAGCCTGTGATGCATGGAACGCAGACGCTACACTGACCACTGGTCTGAAAGAGAACGACGGCTATTCATGGATTCAAAATGATAACGGTCGAGGCTATAAATTGGTGCAAATGTACCGCACGGATTGCGGTGAAAGCACCAAAGTGCAGCTCAATATCGGTTTGCAAACTGATAAAGCCATGTGCACTTACGGCGGAGTACCGGATGGTAAAAAAATGGAAACCAGTTACGACTACCTGATGCACGCTACTGATGCAGATTGGACGTGCATGGGCGAAGGCAAGTTCGGTTGTGGTGCAATGGGCGCGATGGGCACGGGCAAGCTCAAATTCACCGGCCCAAAGATGGAGGCCATGAAAGTGATGGGGCCATTTGAAAACTTCCTTAAGCTCACCGGCAAAGTCGCGGGCACAAAAACGGAATGCAAGGCCAAGTAA
- a CDS encoding class I SAM-dependent methyltransferase: MYVATPSYQAFTLEWQSSIATHHDCWFGQRPTGNAAKVSATTFAAGELTSPNQTPPVVFPRQRFITQHRQLTVEPHAGRFYPQAYAWEALGCSRSEFRPFRLINLTANTLTADVNHPLAPYALRVSAAEHAPIAPEIIKALTETGAGMQAPYPGVSTDYYAVYPFTRADERADAQFYTAPRFVNHLDTTALTQVTALYKRLLRPGMQILDLMTSHVSHLPDTLVDVEITGLGMNPAELAANPRLHRHVVHDLNQHPQLPFADSTFDAIICTVSVEYLTQPLEVMRDALRVTRSGGLVIVAFSTRWFPPKATTLWTEMHPFERQGLVLDFFVKSAKFTDLHTTSVRGLPRPSNDPHRRTTPFSDPVFAVWGTVMPKEF; encoded by the coding sequence GTGTATGTAGCCACCCCTTCATACCAAGCGTTTACGTTGGAGTGGCAAAGCAGCATTGCTACACACCACGATTGTTGGTTTGGTCAACGGCCTACAGGAAACGCTGCCAAGGTGTCGGCAACAACATTCGCAGCCGGTGAATTGACAAGCCCTAATCAAACTCCCCCTGTGGTATTTCCGCGCCAACGGTTCATTACCCAGCACCGCCAGCTTACGGTTGAACCGCACGCGGGGCGCTTTTACCCGCAAGCTTACGCGTGGGAAGCATTGGGTTGCAGCCGCAGTGAATTTCGCCCGTTTCGTTTGATTAACCTGACAGCGAACACCTTAACCGCTGACGTGAATCATCCTCTCGCGCCCTATGCGTTGCGTGTCAGCGCGGCGGAACACGCCCCCATTGCCCCTGAAATCATTAAAGCGCTCACCGAAACCGGCGCGGGGATGCAAGCACCCTACCCCGGCGTATCTACCGATTATTACGCGGTTTATCCTTTCACCCGTGCGGATGAGCGGGCAGATGCGCAATTTTATACGGCACCGCGCTTCGTTAATCATTTGGATACCACCGCTTTAACGCAAGTCACTGCTTTATACAAACGTTTGCTGCGCCCCGGTATGCAAATTCTTGACCTGATGACCAGCCACGTTTCGCACCTGCCCGATACTCTAGTAGACGTAGAAATCACCGGGCTTGGCATGAATCCGGCAGAACTTGCAGCTAATCCGCGCTTGCATCGTCACGTCGTTCACGACCTCAATCAACACCCGCAATTGCCGTTTGCCGACAGCACTTTTGATGCGATTATTTGCACGGTTTCTGTCGAATATTTGACTCAACCACTGGAAGTTATGCGTGACGCACTGCGAGTAACCAGGAGCGGCGGCTTGGTAATTGTGGCATTTTCCACTCGCTGGTTCCCACCCAAAGCCACCACCTTGTGGACTGAAATGCACCCGTTTGAGCGTCAAGGTTTGGTGTTGGATTTTTTTGTAAAAAGTGCAAAGTTCACTGATTTGCACACCACATCAGTACGCGGTTTGCCACGCCCTAGTAACGATCCGCACCGTCGTACCACGCCATTCTCCGACCCGGTTTTTGCGGTGTGGGGAACAGTTATGCCCAAAGAGTTCTAA
- a CDS encoding PrkA family serine protein kinase: MSSIFNHYQSRYEALQEEEYSLQEYLELCKRDRMAYATAAERLLYAIGEAELVDTSRDPRMSRMFSNKVIRRYPAFSEFYGMEECIEQIVSFFRHAAQGLEESKQVLYLLGPVGGGKSSLAERLKALIEKAPIYCIKNSPINESPLGLFNVEEDGAILEEDFGIPTRYLKTVMSPWAVKRLHEYGGDITKFRVVKRYPSRLNQIAVSKTEPGDENNQDISALVGKVDIRKLEDFPQNDTDAYSYSGGLCLSNQGLMEFVEMFKAPIKVLHPLLTATQEGNFNGTESIGAIPFSGVILAHSNESEWQTFKNNRNNEAFIDRVSIVKVPYCLRVTEEIKIYEKLLFNSSLAASPCAPDTLKMLAQFIVLSRLKEPENSSLYSKMRIYDGENLKDIDPKAKTIQEYQDAAGVDEGMNGLSTRFAFKILSKVFNYDATEVAADPVHLMYVLERQIEKEQYQRELQDRYVRFIKEYLAPRYVDFIGKEIQTAYLESYSEYGQNLFDRYVTYADFWIQDQEFRDPETGEFLDRAALNADLEKIEKPAGISNPKDFRNEIVNFVLRARANSNNGRNPAWTSYEKLRRVIEMKMFSSTEDLLPVISYGAKSSADEQRKHDNFVERMMKRGYTEKQVRLLAEWYLRVRKSQ, translated from the coding sequence ATGAGTAGCATTTTCAATCACTATCAATCGCGTTATGAAGCTTTGCAGGAAGAAGAATACTCGCTGCAAGAATATTTGGAACTGTGCAAACGCGACCGCATGGCTTACGCCACCGCCGCTGAACGACTGTTGTACGCTATCGGTGAAGCGGAATTGGTCGATACGTCTCGCGATCCGCGCATGAGCCGGATGTTTTCCAACAAAGTTATCCGTCGTTATCCGGCTTTTTCTGAATTTTATGGCATGGAGGAATGCATTGAACAAATCGTGTCCTTTTTCCGTCACGCCGCGCAAGGTTTGGAAGAAAGCAAGCAGGTGTTGTATCTACTGGGCCCCGTGGGTGGCGGTAAATCGTCCCTCGCTGAACGTCTCAAAGCATTGATTGAAAAAGCCCCGATTTATTGCATCAAAAACTCGCCGATTAACGAATCGCCACTGGGTTTGTTCAATGTAGAAGAAGACGGTGCGATTTTGGAAGAAGACTTCGGGATTCCGACCCGTTACCTGAAAACCGTGATGTCGCCTTGGGCAGTCAAGCGCTTGCACGAATACGGTGGTGATATTACCAAGTTCCGGGTGGTGAAGCGTTATCCTTCGCGCCTCAACCAAATTGCGGTGTCCAAAACCGAACCGGGCGATGAAAATAACCAAGACATTTCGGCACTGGTGGGCAAAGTTGATATTCGCAAACTGGAAGATTTCCCGCAAAACGATACCGATGCGTACAGCTATTCCGGCGGTTTGTGCTTGTCGAACCAAGGCTTGATGGAATTCGTGGAGATGTTCAAAGCGCCGATTAAAGTGCTACATCCGCTATTGACCGCGACCCAAGAAGGCAATTTCAACGGCACGGAAAGTATCGGTGCGATTCCCTTCAGTGGGGTGATTCTGGCGCATTCCAACGAATCTGAATGGCAGACCTTTAAAAATAACCGCAACAATGAGGCATTCATTGACCGCGTGTCGATTGTGAAAGTGCCGTATTGCTTGCGCGTTACCGAAGAAATTAAAATTTACGAAAAGTTATTATTTAATAGCTCTTTAGCGGCGTCGCCATGCGCCCCGGATACTTTGAAGATGTTGGCGCAATTTATTGTGCTGTCACGCCTGAAAGAACCGGAAAATTCTAGTCTTTATTCCAAAATGCGCATTTATGACGGTGAAAACCTGAAGGATATTGATCCGAAAGCCAAGACCATTCAGGAATATCAGGATGCTGCCGGTGTGGATGAAGGCATGAATGGGCTGTCGACGCGCTTTGCCTTCAAGATTCTGTCCAAAGTTTTCAACTACGATGCGACCGAAGTGGCGGCTGACCCGGTGCATTTAATGTATGTGTTGGAACGTCAGATTGAGAAAGAGCAGTACCAACGCGAATTGCAAGACCGTTATGTGCGCTTTATCAAAGAGTATCTTGCGCCGCGCTATGTGGATTTCATCGGCAAGGAAATTCAGACAGCGTATCTTGAGTCGTACTCAGAGTACGGTCAGAACTTGTTTGATCGCTACGTGACGTATGCCGATTTCTGGATTCAGGATCAGGAATTCCGTGACCCTGAAACCGGCGAGTTTTTGGATCGTGCGGCGCTCAATGCCGATTTGGAAAAAATTGAGAAACCGGCGGGTATCAGCAATCCGAAAGATTTCCGTAATGAAATCGTCAACTTTGTGTTGCGGGCGCGTGCCAATAGCAATAACGGACGTAATCCGGCGTGGACAAGCTACGAAAAGTTACGCCGCGTGATTGAGATGAAAATGTTCTCCAGCACGGAAGATTTGCTGCCGGTGATTTCGTATGGCGCAAAATCGTCAGCGGATGAACAGCGTAAACATGACAATTTCGTGGAGCGCATGATGAAACGTGGCTACACCGAGAAACAAGTGCGCTTGTTGGCTGAGTGGTATTTACGGGTACGTAAATCGCAGTAA
- a CDS encoding DUF1365 domain-containing protein has product MNTQAPAAVFPSTVMHSRRFPVAYRFSYRVFSVLVDIDRLAEIGRNPLFSIDRFNLFSLHLRDHGAHNGSNWRDWAETLLRDHGIDGAIGNIQLLCLPRILGYGFNPLSLWFCHDPEGRLLAVIGEVSNTFGEHHHYLLDVPSDTSAPVITGSKQKVFHVSPFIGMDARYEFFIHPLSHNLNILIHEYVGDELMLVASQRGERLPFSTAVLLRQFALVPFMTLKVMTLIHWHALKIWLKGGKLYSKPAPPTETVT; this is encoded by the coding sequence ATGAATACGCAAGCACCGGCGGCTGTATTCCCCTCAACAGTCATGCACAGTCGGCGTTTCCCGGTGGCTTACCGTTTCAGCTATCGCGTTTTTAGTGTGTTGGTAGACATCGACCGCCTCGCTGAAATTGGGCGTAACCCGTTATTTTCCATCGACCGTTTTAACCTATTCAGCCTTCACCTGCGCGACCATGGCGCACACAATGGCAGCAATTGGCGCGACTGGGCAGAAACGTTGCTGCGCGATCATGGCATTGACGGTGCGATCGGTAACATCCAGTTGCTGTGTTTGCCACGTATCTTGGGGTATGGCTTCAACCCATTAAGTCTGTGGTTCTGCCATGACCCTGAAGGGAGACTGTTGGCGGTTATTGGTGAAGTGAGCAATACCTTTGGCGAACACCATCATTATTTATTGGACGTACCTAGCGACACCAGCGCCCCCGTGATCACGGGCAGTAAGCAAAAGGTGTTTCACGTATCACCGTTTATCGGGATGGACGCACGTTATGAATTCTTTATCCATCCGCTCAGCCATAACCTGAACATTCTAATTCACGAGTACGTAGGCGATGAACTTATGCTAGTTGCCAGTCAGCGCGGGGAGCGTTTACCCTTTAGCACGGCAGTATTGCTGCGGCAATTTGCGCTCGTGCCTTTCATGACACTCAAGGTCATGACCTTGATTCATTGGCACGCCCTGAAAATCTGGCTAAAAGGCGGCAAGTTGTATAGCAAGCCTGCGCCCCCCACGGAGACCGTAACCTAA
- a CDS encoding MFS transporter translates to MKSAYYRQLLFYGLPGLPLAMLGLPLYVYLPSFYAQEWHLSLTVIGIALLAARGFDVLTDPLIGWVNDKVNSRIGRRKLFILLGIPLLLVGLDYLLRPVGKVDGLYLFTWSMVTYLGWTLISIPWQAWGSEMTRDYHGKSALSASREVFGILGTVVVISLPFFVGSMDNTALTLDTLAKLLWVLLPLSLFPALVWLVERRQVRRFAPLRKVGSILSAHPAIRQLLPAYFINSLANALPATLFILFVTHVLQAPEQVGTVLMVYFLSGIVGLPLWLWLARRIDKSRAWVLALVLSVAAFVWVPFLGVGDVYGFLAVCVISGLALGADVALPASMQADIAQQMAHQGNPQTGLLFGLWGLLTKLAFALAVGIAFPLLDWAGFVQEAASQTDATLLTMALLYAGLPVLLKSWVIWRMWRFPFSEVDFRDYWEISYANALYSARPSTHHNERVQQHED, encoded by the coding sequence ATGAAATCGGCCTATTATCGCCAGTTGCTGTTTTACGGCTTACCGGGACTGCCGCTGGCGATGTTAGGCCTACCGTTGTACGTGTATTTGCCGTCGTTTTATGCGCAAGAGTGGCATCTGTCATTGACGGTGATTGGCATTGCGCTACTGGCGGCACGTGGCTTTGATGTGCTGACTGATCCGCTGATTGGCTGGGTGAACGACAAAGTAAACAGCCGTATTGGGCGGCGCAAATTGTTCATCTTATTGGGAATACCGCTATTGCTGGTCGGGCTGGATTATTTGCTACGCCCTGTCGGTAAGGTCGATGGGCTGTATTTATTCACTTGGTCAATGGTCACGTATTTGGGTTGGACATTGATCAGCATCCCTTGGCAAGCGTGGGGGTCGGAAATGACCCGCGATTATCACGGCAAAAGTGCTTTATCCGCCAGTCGCGAGGTGTTTGGCATACTCGGCACGGTGGTGGTGATTAGCTTGCCGTTTTTTGTCGGTTCGATGGATAACACTGCACTCACGCTCGACACCCTCGCCAAACTGTTGTGGGTGTTGTTGCCCTTAAGTCTTTTTCCCGCCTTGGTGTGGTTGGTGGAACGCCGCCAAGTGCGTCGGTTCGCGCCGTTGCGCAAAGTGGGTAGCATTCTCTCAGCACATCCAGCGATACGCCAGTTGCTGCCCGCTTATTTTATTAACAGTTTAGCCAATGCCCTGCCTGCTACCTTGTTCATTTTGTTTGTGACCCATGTGTTGCAAGCGCCGGAACAGGTCGGCACTGTGCTGATGGTGTACTTCCTCAGCGGTATTGTTGGTCTGCCGCTGTGGTTGTGGCTCGCCCGTCGCATCGACAAAAGTCGGGCGTGGGTATTGGCTCTTGTATTGTCGGTGGCGGCGTTTGTGTGGGTGCCGTTTTTGGGTGTGGGCGATGTGTACGGGTTTCTCGCGGTTTGTGTGATCAGCGGCTTAGCATTGGGGGCAGATGTGGCCTTGCCCGCGTCAATGCAAGCCGATATTGCCCAGCAAATGGCGCATCAAGGCAATCCGCAAACCGGCTTATTGTTTGGTTTGTGGGGATTGTTGACGAAATTAGCATTCGCCTTGGCGGTGGGGATCGCGTTTCCGTTATTGGATTGGGCGGGGTTTGTGCAAGAGGCTGCCTCGCAAACTGATGCCACCTTACTAACCATGGCTTTGTTATACGCCGGGCTACCCGTCTTGCTGAAAAGCTGGGTAATTTGGCGCATGTGGCGATTTCCCTTCAGTGAAGTCGATTTTCGGGATTATTGGGAGATAAGTTATGCGAATGCGCTCTATTCTGCTCGCCCTTCTACTCATCACAATGAGCGGGTGCAGCAACATGAAGATTGA
- the creD gene encoding cell envelope integrity protein CreD: MSEQLPPQLPKSVLYQWSQSLGLRTIVVSLLGLLMLVPLFFVDKVVKERQAHYQTALNGIAERWGGKQTLIGPVLVVPYVEHFTSVDTISDENGESRVVSKDVFNDRTAILLPESLEIRANLNEEHRQQGIYDALVYNATVSLSGKFNHAQVLQSSEGERRILWNKAFIALGLTDQRAIDTASSFFWNDGRIEMQPGTRLSKLLPSGFHIPLNVNADSTPTNEFKLTLNLRGSDGLLFAPLGQTTAIRMTSAWTHPNFQGDLLPSKYDITEAGFNAAWNIPHLVRNYPQYWVLEDQQTYDLRSFSAGVSLDEPDALYPLIERAVKYGALFIGMTFLVFFAFEISLKQRLHVLQYGLVGVALSLFYLILLAAAEHIGFLYAYVAAAAATILSITVYTGVILRNGWRTFLLFLLLVLLYGLLYLLLQMEDYALLIGVGLLLFASVIMMYVTCHLINNPV; this comes from the coding sequence ATGTCGGAGCAGCTTCCCCCGCAATTACCCAAATCCGTGCTATACCAGTGGTCGCAATCATTGGGTTTACGCACAATTGTTGTTAGCTTGTTGGGACTACTGATGTTGGTTCCCCTGTTTTTTGTCGACAAAGTGGTGAAAGAGCGCCAAGCGCATTACCAAACTGCGCTGAACGGTATAGCGGAACGTTGGGGTGGCAAGCAAACATTGATCGGCCCGGTTTTGGTTGTGCCGTATGTGGAACACTTCACCAGCGTTGACACCATTAGCGATGAAAACGGCGAAAGTCGTGTGGTTAGCAAGGATGTTTTCAATGACCGTACTGCTATTTTATTACCTGAATCGCTTGAAATCCGCGCTAATCTTAACGAGGAACACCGTCAACAAGGCATTTACGATGCGCTTGTCTACAACGCCACCGTTAGCTTGAGTGGCAAGTTTAACCACGCTCAAGTGCTGCAATCGAGCGAAGGTGAGCGACGCATTCTGTGGAACAAAGCTTTCATCGCATTGGGCTTGACGGATCAACGCGCGATTGATACCGCATCCAGCTTCTTTTGGAATGACGGACGCATCGAGATGCAACCCGGCACGCGGTTGAGCAAGCTACTGCCTTCTGGCTTTCACATTCCTTTGAACGTCAATGCCGATAGCACCCCCACCAATGAATTCAAGTTGACACTCAATCTGCGCGGCAGTGATGGCTTACTGTTCGCACCCTTGGGGCAAACTACCGCGATTCGCATGACCTCAGCGTGGACGCATCCCAACTTTCAAGGTGATTTGCTGCCCAGCAAATACGACATTACCGAAGCGGGCTTTAATGCCGCATGGAATATTCCCCACCTTGTGCGCAACTACCCGCAATATTGGGTACTGGAAGATCAGCAAACTTACGATTTACGCAGTTTCAGTGCCGGGGTGAGTTTGGATGAACCGGATGCGCTCTACCCCTTAATTGAGCGTGCTGTAAAATACGGGGCGCTGTTTATTGGAATGACTTTCTTGGTGTTTTTCGCGTTTGAAATTAGCCTCAAACAACGCTTGCATGTACTGCAATACGGCTTAGTCGGCGTAGCATTATCGTTGTTTTATTTGATATTGCTGGCGGCGGCGGAACACATTGGCTTTTTGTATGCCTATGTAGCGGCGGCGGCGGCGACTATTCTCAGCATCACGGTTTACACCGGGGTAATATTGCGCAATGGGTGGCGAACTTTCCTGCTGTTTTTGCTGTTAGTGTTATTGTACGGTTTACTATACTTGTTGTTACAGATGGAAGATTACGCGCTGTTGATCGGTGTAGGGCTGTTGTTATTTGCCAGTGTTATTATGATGTACGTGACGTGTCATTTGATAAATAATCCTGTATAG